The Hippocampus zosterae strain Florida chromosome 10, ASM2543408v3, whole genome shotgun sequence genome contains the following window.
tttttttctctcgacTCATGACATTGCTTTACTTTCTGTACAAAATCCAAATAAATCCTTGCGAGAATAGCTTCCGACGACATacaaacatacagcacattaaGCAATTCAAGCAGCGGTTTAAGGCCCATGGGGTTAAAATACAGTGGCTGCTAAATGCCGGAAGATACCTCATCACAAATGAGTTCAAATTCCCCGAATTAAgtaaaagttgcaaaattgaagTGTGGCTAAATTATTATTGTACTCTcaggtactcaaagcgctttacacttTTACCTCATTCACCTGCTGATGACACagaatcaggagcaactggtggtttagtatcttgctcaaggacacttcgacactGGCCGGGATCAAACTACCAACCTCTGGGCTGGGAAACAACCACTAAGCCACGCTGCCCACAATTTATAATTTATCAAAATGTATAAGTGCTCAACCTTACATTTTTTATCTCCCGCCCTTGCAGTGCActtctcattgaaaaaaaatgtgtattggtTAGTTTTTGGttctaaaagaaataaaagatgcATGCATATAAACATATGTTAGTGATCACTGTTTTCCAGATAAGTGAGCTTTAGCCACTATGGAGAAGTTTTTTCATGACTTAAAattaaatgcattaaaaaatgtgatATGATGAGGTAAAGAAAATGTGAGAGGGTCTGTCTCTTTTGACAGTTGCATAGTATTCTTGCGATAATGCAGGaaagctcattaaaaaaaaaccttgcaacAGGCTTCTCATGTCTGCCAGTGCCCCAGGAGGCCATTTAGTGCTACGGCTCCCCGCTGGCCTCGGAGTCTGCGATGATCTCCCAGCCGGACGTGGAGTTGCTCATGTGGGTGGGGCCCCGGCCACTGCCCGACCACGTCAGGAAGCCAAAGCTGCACCGCACAGAGACAGACAGGCCGTAGGTCAGCTCAATGGGGCGGGGATTAACGCTAAATATAGCGACGGGTTGGCTAAGCTCCCATGATCATAATGGGAGAGAAGAATAACAAACAAAAGACCAACGTGGTGAGGAGTTGCTTCACCCAGATTGTGACAAAGTAGCATCCTGAATCAGGCAAATacataacatacagtatatcccaCTCAAAAATCTGCGATAATGCAAAATAGCGAGAAAACACGTTCTCCTTTGTATAGCTGTGGATTTTACTCACAGGTTTCGGATGCGTGACTCCGCTGGCTTTTCAGTGCCATCCACTTCTGTCACAGGGCCTTTGTCTTCTTCCTCGTCACTAAAGAGACATACACATTTTTTGATTCTATTTATGTCGATTGCATCTTTCAGTGTGATGAAAACCTTTCCCAAATACGCATTTTCTATGAGTTGGTTTTGGGATCATGGTGGATCAAGAGGTTTGACCTGCTGCTATCAGGGGGAGGAATTCCAAGCATCTTGGCTTTGAtgacttttcttcttttatgaATGGCAGCTCGCACGGCTTCCAAGAGGAACCCGGGACACCTTTCCTCGCTCAGAATCTCCCTAGAGAGGAACAAATGGAAGCTGCTTTAACAGAAAATTGTTCAATATGCTGGAATTATATCCTGAGCAGAGAACAAGGAGTGTATGTTCTGAGCAGTTTTGACAAGAATCCAGCGTTTCATGCCCATTTGTTTAATGATTCTTTCCATGTGACTGGAGGATTTGATGTGCAAAAATCCAACTGGGATCTTAGATTTTAGTTCTTAAACATCCTACTTAACGTTGAGGATGACATTCAAGGGGACTACAAATTTTGCTCCATGttgctgccctctagtggtatgacAAAAAATAGCTTCTTGTGCTTGTTTGTGGTCCCTTCCAACGTGATAAGAGAAACAGGAGGTCAAAGAAAGGGGACGCAGTGTCTTTATTTTGGTCTGACATGCTCTACTGTGACATCTTAGGgccttgaattttaaaaaatggtattGCACTTAagtcttgaaaacaaaaattgcatCTATCAATGCAAAAGACACAAATAGACAGTTGACATACCTTTGATAGTAATTCAGCTCTTCTTGCACCAGGAAGAGGTTGGTTTTGAGCTCATTCCGCTCGAAAATGATGTCCCGCACCTCCTTCTTGGTGAAGCAAGGCTGGTCAAGATTCTGGTGGGCATCTGAAGGCTCTGTCTTCCTATTCACCTGACTTGGACTGGACTGAAAAGGATCCAAAGAGGCACCGAATTAATTCACACAACTACACTTCACTTATGTTGCTTAGAATTGTTTGGAGTAGGTGTGCTGATTGAGTTTGGCGTTTTAAGTCTAGTAATGTAACCGATTGTCAAAAGTTGTACGTTAATGCTAACCTGAAAGCATTGTTCTTTATATGTTCTCAATGCGTGCACagtcataaaaacaaaagaggaggAATAAAGTAATAAACGTCGTACGTGACTGTTGCCGTGGTTTCTGTCCATCTGCGCTTGCAGCTTCTCGATCACTTTGTCTTTCTCTTTCAGGTCGGCCTCCATGTCGGCCTTTCTCTCCACCGTACTCTTGAGCTGGGCCTGCAGCACGTTCTGCTTGTGTCGCAGCTCCGCGTTCATTTTCATGAAGCGTTCCAACTGCTCCTGGAGCTACGCGGGAGCACATGTCCGTCAAGTTCAGTACACTTCACGTGCAACAATGAAGACAAAATgggaaccatttttttttttgcccggcaGGTCGTAACAATGGCAGAAAAGACCAAATAAATATCAAAACACAGTCATCACAATTACATCACTGAGCATCTATTTGAGCAGACTGAGAAATTTGTTTTGAGTAGTGAAGGTCGCCAGTCagcaaatgaataacaaacacacacccagTTACGACAGTTATTGACATCATGTGGTGCAAATAGCACACCGCCCGCTCACAAATGGAGGGGAAAAACCTGTTCAGACTGGTCTAAAGTGCAACTCTTCCTCAACCTGGAAATATAAGGGCAGTCTGTCATCTTGACTTTAACACAGCTCCCTGTCATGAATTGAGGTTCCTTTCTAACATTACATACTGATGCATTGAGCTTTGTGTGCACCTCTCATAACGCTGAAACAATGAGGGCCACTTCAAAATTTAATTTCAAGCCACGTTTTGCCCAGAGCTTTACTTTTGGACCATCACTTAGCCAGTTGGATGCcaaaatcatttgaatgtgtgtgcaaaCCCAAGaatagtctttaaaaaaaaataatttaaccaGTTCAAATAAGACAGCTGAGAAGGTTCAAACTTCTGCAAAGGTTCAAGCATTTGAAATCTGCAGAAATCAAGATGTGAAATGTTCCAGATTCAAGTCTGGATCTGTAAGAACGTCAAACCAAAACATAGCCCACTTGGTGGGTAAAATGTCATACCAACACACGACAAAGGCCGCAGCGTTTAGGTCTGCTTACCGCCTCCACCTCCTTGGAGATGGTGGTGATCTCTTGGACTTTGGACCTGAGCTCATCTCTCTGCTTGTCCACCACCTGCTTCAGCTTCAGCATCACTTCTCGCTCCTGCTGCTGGATGCGATCTACACACATCACAAAGTGGACACGaaccaaatacaatacaatacaatacaatacaatacaatacaatacatactgatTTCTATAAAAACTCCATCAAGGCTAAGCATGTGCTTACTACAGGAtaattaccattttttttctaaataagaaCATAGGCAGTGATAGACtaaaatgcaaaacagaaaTGTGCAACTTCAGATATTGCCTTTACGATATCACTTCAACTAGGTAGCCATTTTCTACACCACTTCAAAAATCTGGAAAGTAAATGACACCACTCCAAAAAGGTTGAGAATCGCCtacagatgccacaaaatgctACTTTGTGGAATACTTCAACATACCATCCTGCGCATGGCTGCCTTTTAGCCTGCTCTGCAGCTCCCCGTTGTTCTCCTGGAGCTGCTGGATTTGAACTTGCAGTTCCTCACACTTGCTCCTCCATCGTTGTTCcttctgctgctgctcttgCTGCTCCTGCTTGACAGAACAGGACACAATCACAGACGGGACGGAAATATCGTTT
Protein-coding sequences here:
- the rilp gene encoding RILP-like protein 1 isoform X1, with the protein product MELPASHSQAKGSGCFDKSCSSLTVDDVYEIAKVIGIELEKLIDGYGKESVLGLVPRVVKVLELLESFTARNHAHKHREEELLRTFESLKLQQKKWAVKDNDEVNENHETRQEQQEQQQKEQRWRSKCEELQVQIQQLQENNGELQSRLKGSHAQDDRIQQQEREVMLKLKQVVDKQRDELRSKVQEITTISKEVEALQEQLERFMKMNAELRHKQNVLQAQLKSTVERKADMEADLKEKDKVIEKLQAQMDRNHGNSHSSPSQVNRKTEPSDAHQNLDQPCFTKKEVRDIIFERNELKTNLFLVQEELNYYQREILSEERCPGFLLEAVRAAIHKRRKVIKAKMLGIPPPDSSSDEEEDKGPVTEVDGTEKPAESRIRNLFGFLTWSGSGRGPTHMSNSTSGWEIIADSEASGEP
- the rilp gene encoding RILP-like protein 1 isoform X3 produces the protein MELPASHSQAKGSGCFDKSCSSLTVDDVYEIAKVIGIELEKLIDGYGKESVLGLVPRVVKVLELLESFTARNHAHKHREEELLRTFESLKLQQKKWAVKDNDEVNENHETRQEQQQKEQRWRSKCEELQVQIQQLQENNGELQSRLKGSHAQDDRIQQQEREVMLKLKQVVDKQRDELRSKVQEITTISKEVEALQEQLERFMKMNAELRHKQNVLQAQLKSTVERKADMEADLKEKDKVIEKLQAQMDRNHGNSHSSPSQVNRKTEPSDAHQNLDQPCFTKKEVRDIIFERNELKTNLFLVQEELNYYQREILSEERCPGFLLEAVRAAIHKRRKVIKAKMLGIPPPDSSSDEEEDKGPVTEVDGTEKPAESRIRNLFGFLTWSGSGRGPTHMSNSTSGWEIIADSEASGEP
- the rilp gene encoding RILP-like protein 1 isoform X2; amino-acid sequence: MELPASHSQAKGSGCFDKSCSSLTVDDVYEIAKVIGIELEKLIDGYGKESVLGLVPRVVKVLELLESFTARNHAHKHREEELLRTFESLKLQQKKWAVKDNDEVNENHETREQQEQQQKEQRWRSKCEELQVQIQQLQENNGELQSRLKGSHAQDDRIQQQEREVMLKLKQVVDKQRDELRSKVQEITTISKEVEALQEQLERFMKMNAELRHKQNVLQAQLKSTVERKADMEADLKEKDKVIEKLQAQMDRNHGNSHSSPSQVNRKTEPSDAHQNLDQPCFTKKEVRDIIFERNELKTNLFLVQEELNYYQREILSEERCPGFLLEAVRAAIHKRRKVIKAKMLGIPPPDSSSDEEEDKGPVTEVDGTEKPAESRIRNLFGFLTWSGSGRGPTHMSNSTSGWEIIADSEASGEP